A region from the Alnus glutinosa chromosome 5, dhAlnGlut1.1, whole genome shotgun sequence genome encodes:
- the LOC133869095 gene encoding uncharacterized protein LOC133869095: MKQLRALQNTPHCIGTKSYARLSHEETVKDDTPPTRAQSYIKNHTRKDGSYPNDIVKERCERMVMLMPTDTAESSSITQGTIRWRHDDEYAQALGNKPEYAGRVWAGWAKYLACVGSIRSYHTPSQPLSQNQGQAVFPQEMLAFEMGRALEVERARHTSEMDRALEAERARQASEIERVLEGEQARHKLQMDEVLAAQSQIMSRFSQIESLWRQSVSVPGVSNDNAVPDKNSAHHMNLSSVDSRSDPTENAVQLPDHENLAND, from the exons ATGAAGCAATTACGAGCATTGCAAAATACTCCTCATTGCATAGGGACCAAAAGTTATGCGAGGTTGTCACACGAAGAA ACTGTCAAGGATGACACTCCTCCTACGCGAGCACAATCGTACATAAAAAATCACACGAGGAAGGATGGAAGCTATCCAAATGATATAGTAAAAGAGAGATGT GAGAGGATGGTGATGCTAATGCCAACTGACACTGCTGAATCGTCAAGCATAACACAAGGAACGATACGCTGGAGACATGACGATGAATATGCCCAAGCGCTCGGCAATAAGCCGGAGTACGCCGGCAGAGTTTGGGCAGGTTGGGCCAAATATTTGGCATGTGTGGGGTCCATACGCTCATACCATACACCATCACAGCCACTTTCACAAAATCAAGGGCAGGCCGTCTTTCCGCAAGAAATGCTTGCTTTTGAGATGGGGAGAGCACTCGAGGTTGAGCGGGCACGACACACTTCTGAGATGGATAGAGCACTCGAGGCTGAGCGGGCACGACAAGCTTCTGAGATCGAGAGAGTACTTGAGGGTGAGCAGGCACGACACAAGTTACAAATGGATGAGGTGTTGGCAGCACAATCTCAGATTATGTCCCGTTTTAGCCAAATCGAGTCATTGTGGCGCCAATCAGTATCTGTGCCCGGAGTCTCTAATGATAACGCAGTGCCAGACAAAAATTCCGCACATCATATGAATTTATCATCTGTTGATAGTAgatcag ATCCTACGGAAAATGCTGTGCAGTTACCCGATCATGAAAATCTTGCTAACGATTGA
- the LOC133869096 gene encoding proline-rich receptor-like protein kinase PERK9, whose product MRTAVTRAEIKKTIFSMNRNKVPGPNGFSAEFFHKAWLIVENGVVEAILEFFEIGNLLREEPKPFPSKNSPPFLFPSKPSRPPSSPVRPAPDQQTTQLSCETGTGPADHPDLHRRQTTGTDQQTTQTGTAVRPPARTSRPPRPAPPSDQRHRTSRPPTPLSVSLETQGPPSSPVRPAPDQQTTQTGTAVRPPAPDQQTTQTGIGVRPPAPDQQTTHPPFYFPRNPGTTQLACETGTGPADHPDRHRRQTTGTRPADHPDRHRRQPTISLPAL is encoded by the exons ATGAGGACTGCAGTTACTAGGGCAGAAATTAAGAAGACTATTTTCTCTATGAATAGGAATAAGGTTCCTGGGCCAAATGGTTTTTCTGCCGAGTTTTTTCATAAGGCCTGGCTGATTGTTGAGAATGGGGTTGTGGAGGCTATCCTTGAGTTTTTTGAGATTGGAAATCTTCTTAGGGAA GAACCAAAACCATTTCCCTCCAAAAATTCTCCCCCCTTTCTGTTTCCCTCGAAACCCAGCAGACCACCCAGCTCTCCTGTGAGACCGGCACCCGACCAGCAGACCACCCAGCTCTCCTGTGAGACCGGCACCGGACCAGCAGACCACCCAGACCTGCACCGCCGTCAGACCACCGGCACGGACCAGCAGACCACCCAGACCGGCACCGCCGTCAGACCACCGGCACGGACCAGCAGACCACCCAGACCGGCACCGCCGTCAGACCAGCGGCACCGGACCAGCAGACCACCCACCCCCCTTTCTGTTTCCCTCGAAACCCAGGGACCACCCAGCTCGCCTGTGAGACCGGCACCGGACCAGCAGACCACCCAGACTGGCACCGCCGTCAGACCACCGGCACCAGACCAGCAGACCACCCAGACCGGCATTGGCGTCAGACCACCGGCACCGGACCAGCAGACCACCCACCCCCCTTTCTATTTCCCTCGAAACCCAGGGACCACCCAGCTCGCCTGTGAGACCGGCACCGGACCAGCAGACCACCCAGACCGGCACCGCCGTCAGACCACCGGCACCAGACCAGCAGACCACCCAGACCGGCACCGGCGTCAGCCCACCATTTCTCTCCCAGCTCTCTGA
- the LOC133869097 gene encoding protein FAR-RED IMPAIRED RESPONSE 1-like: MDLPQLPLISLCENECSLTHEQVDDVVPIQMDPQNDGNEIVTDKQLKDDSLVNCGSKHKFIDKDKNVEEPKEGMLFGSIEELLEHYRNYAKQEGFGVVQKKKKKYKNGDVHYITLACARQGNASSSSSNNLCKPMKTSKTGCKATLSATLVDTMWYVTNVKLGHNHNLSPGKARYIRCHKKLDLATKRKLDIDDRAGIRTNKIYNSLAVEAGGYENLTFGEKECRNYIANSRRLRLGTGGATALRDYFDRMQKVDSDFYFEMDVDDEFRLKNGRAPMAIITDQDRAMKNAIKEVFPVTRHRFCLWHILKKLPEKFGSNSQYKAIKNAIRNCVYNSQTCDEFDANWQKSVLECYNLEENAWLHDLYSERNFWVPAYLNGVFWAGMTTTQRSESMNAFFDGYVHSSTSLKEFVDEYDNALRRKVEVENVADFDSFHTTISCVSRYHFEKQFQKMYTHAKFKEVQKEISEIMYCGCSRLESEGGINTYQVIERVEISDSYMKKVSFTVYYNGSSCEVNCSCHLFESRGILCRHVMAVLTICEDVELLPEKYFLNRWRKDLERPYKLIKSSYDPLSGNPNADRYAELSKKMLKLAAIVAPNVDHCTEVENYVDMLTTKFSGPRCEQSPHSQSLPSAKLLPSASMTGDGVEVCSPLVAHTKGRKPSNRKESAVEKAVKKSKSSNKSATNPKRQRKKKKTCQRSLVDELDTSEDPFTFVTDFQRDQVIGTQSSVVAQTFGNSQPSCPVEGDFIYLT; encoded by the exons ATGGACTTACCACAACTGCCCTTGATTTCACTATGCGAAAATGAATGTTCGTTGACACACGAACAAGTTGATGATGTTGTGCCCATCCaaatggaccctcaaaatg ATGGAAATGAAATTGTGACTGATAAACAGTTGAAAGATGATAGTTTGGTCAATTGTGGTTCCAAGCACAAGTTCatagataaagataaaaatgttgAGGAACCTAAGGAGGGTATGTTATTTGGCTCCATAGAGGAACTTCTTGAACATTATAGAAATTATGCAAAGCAAGAGGGATTTGGTGTggtgcagaagaagaagaaaaagtataaaaatgGAGATGTACATTACATCACTTTAGCATGTGCTCGTCAAGGCAACGCATCATCCAGCTCAAGCAATAACCTTTGTAAGCCTATGAAAACAAgcaaaacggggtgtaaggctaCTTTGAGTGCAACATTGGTGGATACAATGTGGTATGTGACAAATGTAAAGCTAGGGCATAATCACAATTTAAGCCCAGGTAAAGCGAGATATATTAGATGCCACAAGAAGTTGGATCTTGCTACAAAGAGAAAGCTTGATATAGATGATAGAGCTGGAATTCGTACAAATAAGATCTATAACTCGTTAGCCGTTGAAGCGGGGGGATACGAGAATCttacatttggagagaaagaatgTCGCAATTATATTGCGAACTCAAGACGTCTTCGCCTTGGCACAGGAGGTGCTACAGCACTCCGTGACTACTTTGATAGAATGCAGAAAGTGGATAGTGATTTCTATTTTGAAATGGACGTGGATGATGAGTTTAGactaaaaaat GGCCGTGCTCCAATGGCAATTATTACAGATCAAGACAGggctatgaaaaatgcaattaaagAGGTTTTTCCTGTCACTCGACAcagattttgtttatggcacATACTAAAAAAACTTCCAGAAAAATTTGGATCAAATTCACAATACAAAGCCATTAAGAATGCCATACGAAATTGTGTGTATAATTCTCAAACATGTGACGAGTTTGATGCTAATTGGCAGAAGAGTGTACTTGAGTGTTATAATTTGGAGGAGAATGCATGGCTACATGATTTATATAGCGAGCGGAATTTCTGGGTACCGGCATATTTGAATGGTGTATTTTGGGCCGGCATGACTACCACACAACGTAGTGAGAGTATGAAtgcattttttgatggttatgtgcacTCGTCTACTTCATTGAAAGAATTTGTGGATGAATACGATAACGCTTTGCGTAGGAAGGTTGAGGTTGAGAATGTTgctgattttgattcttttcaTACCACGATTTCATGTGTAAGCAGGTATCATTTTGAGAAGCAATTTCAGAAAATGTACACCCatgcaaagttcaaagaagttcaaAAAGAGATTTCAGAGATTATGTATTGCGGTTGCTCTCGTTTAGAAAGTGAAGGTGGAATTAATACCTATCAAGTGATCGAACGGGTTGAAATTAGTGATTCCTACATGAAGAAAGTAAGCTTTACTGTTTACTATAATGGGTCTTCATGCGAAGTGAACTGTAGTTGTCATCTGTTTGAATCAAGAGGAATTTTGTGCAGACATGTCATGGCTGTATTGACTATATGTGAAGATGTGGAATTGTTGCCTGAGAAATATTTTCTAAATCGATGGAGGAAGGATTTGGAGCGGCCATATAAGTTAATTAAAAGTAGTTATGATCCTTTGAGTGGCAACCCTAATGCAGATCGATATGCTGAACTGAGCAAAAAAATGTTGAAGTTAGCCGCAATCGTAGCACCAAACGTGGACCATTGCACGGAAGTGGAAAATTATGTTGATATGCTAACTACAAAATTTAGTGGTCCAAGATGTGAACAAAGTCCACATTCCCAATCACTTCCAAGTGCAAAATTGCTCCCAAGTGCATCTATGACCGGCGATGGAGTAGAGGTGTGTAGTCCTCTAGTGGCTCATACTAAAGGGAGAAAACCATCAAACAGAAAGGAGTCCGCAGTTGAAAAAGCGGTCAAAAAGTCAAAATCATCAAACAAGAGTGCCACAAATCCCAAACggcagaggaaaaaaaaaaag ACATGCCAAAGATCACTAGTAGATGAACTAGACACAAGTGAAGATCCATTCACTTTTGTAACTGATTTTCAGCGTGACCAAGTAATTGGAACTCAAAGTAGTGTTGTTGCACAG ACTTTTGGGAATTCACAGCCATCATGTCCTGTTGAAGGAGATTTCATTTACTTGACATAA